In a genomic window of Saccharothrix sp. HUAS TT1:
- a CDS encoding amidohydrolase: MTTVNGGPTLLLVGGRIHSPTSPDATAMAVADGTVVWLGQDPVGRALHPDARVVDLDGAFVAPAFVDAHVHATSAGLQLTGLDLTGCRSAADLLDAVRAAEGPLVWGHGWDETRWPDDRPPTRAELDAAAGGAAVYLSRVDVHSALVSTALLDLAPAARHADGWSPDGPLTRAAHHHARGAAKDALPADRRRAAQRAFLAHAASRGIASVHECAGPDISGRDDLADLLATDLLDVVAYWGATEPVDLPVHGLAGDLFVDGALGSHTAALTAPYADADTSGALYLDADAVAHHLVTCTEAGLQGGFHVIGDAAVAAVVDGFHRAAAVVGAPALAARRHRLEHLEMVTPDQAAALASYGVVASVQPLFDHEWGGPDGMYARRLGAARGAALNPFSRLAAAGVILALGSDAPVTAVDPWAAIRAAVHHRTDGSGISPRAAFNAHTRGGWRAAGVDDGLTGTLQPGAPATYAVWDAGDLEVAAPDTRVQRWSTDPRSRVPALPSLTGPAPTCLRTVLRGRTIHDTTT, from the coding sequence GTGACCACAGTGAACGGCGGCCCGACGCTCCTGCTCGTGGGCGGGCGCATCCACTCCCCGACCTCCCCCGACGCCACCGCCATGGCCGTCGCCGACGGCACCGTGGTGTGGCTGGGCCAGGACCCCGTCGGCCGCGCCCTGCACCCCGACGCGCGGGTCGTGGACCTGGACGGCGCGTTCGTCGCGCCCGCCTTCGTCGACGCCCACGTGCACGCCACCTCCGCCGGGCTGCAGCTCACCGGCCTGGACCTCACCGGCTGCCGCAGCGCCGCCGACCTGCTCGACGCCGTGCGCGCCGCCGAGGGACCCCTGGTCTGGGGCCACGGCTGGGACGAGACCCGCTGGCCCGACGACCGGCCGCCCACCCGCGCCGAACTCGACGCCGCCGCCGGCGGCGCCGCCGTCTACCTCTCCCGCGTCGACGTGCACTCCGCCCTGGTCTCCACCGCCCTGCTCGACCTCGCGCCCGCCGCCCGCCACGCCGACGGCTGGTCGCCCGACGGGCCGCTCACCCGCGCCGCCCACCACCACGCCCGCGGCGCCGCCAAGGACGCCCTGCCCGCCGACCGGCGCCGCGCCGCGCAACGCGCGTTCCTCGCCCACGCCGCCTCCCGCGGCATCGCCTCCGTGCACGAGTGCGCCGGACCCGACATCTCCGGCCGCGACGACCTGGCCGACCTGCTGGCCACCGACCTGCTCGACGTCGTCGCCTACTGGGGCGCCACCGAACCGGTCGACCTGCCCGTGCACGGCCTGGCCGGCGACCTGTTCGTCGACGGCGCCCTGGGCTCCCATACCGCCGCCCTCACCGCCCCCTACGCCGACGCCGACACCTCCGGCGCCCTCTACCTCGACGCCGACGCCGTCGCCCACCACCTCGTCACCTGCACCGAAGCCGGTCTGCAAGGCGGGTTCCACGTCATCGGCGACGCCGCCGTCGCCGCCGTCGTCGACGGCTTCCACCGGGCCGCCGCCGTCGTCGGCGCGCCCGCCCTCGCCGCCCGCCGCCACCGCCTCGAACACCTGGAGATGGTCACCCCAGACCAGGCCGCCGCCCTGGCCTCCTACGGCGTCGTCGCCTCCGTCCAACCCCTGTTCGACCACGAGTGGGGCGGACCCGACGGCATGTACGCCCGCCGCCTCGGCGCCGCCCGCGGCGCCGCGCTCAACCCGTTCTCCCGCCTCGCCGCCGCCGGCGTCATCCTCGCCCTGGGCAGCGACGCCCCCGTCACCGCCGTCGACCCCTGGGCCGCGATCAGGGCCGCCGTGCACCACCGCACCGACGGCTCCGGCATCTCCCCGCGCGCCGCGTTCAACGCCCACACCCGCGGCGGCTGGCGCGCCGCCGGCGTCGACGACGGCCTCACCGGCACCCTGCAACCCGGCGCGCCCGCCACCTACGCCGTCTGGGACGCGGGCGACCTCGAGGTCGCCGCCCCCGACACCCGCGTGCAGCGCTGGTCCACCGACCCCCGCTCCCGCGTCCCCGCCCTGCCCTCCCTCACCGGACCCGCGCCCACCTGCCTGCGCACCGTCCTGCGCGGCCGCACCATCCACGACACCACCACCTGA
- a CDS encoding L-erythro-3,5-diaminohexanoate dehydrogenase: protein MTSPYGLHRVLEPVGVLPQQARRLDATPVCGPDEVLVDVDRLNLDAASYRQLRERHGVDGVRQAVLDIVADRGKMQNPVTGSGGMLLGSVRAVGPDSPLGLRVGDRIATLVSLTLTPLRLTDGLARWDGTGEQVPCEGTAVLFGRSIAAVLPDDLPEELALSVLDVCGAPALTDRVVRRRTAPSVLVLGGGGKSGSLSLAAARRAGASHLTALVPTDAEAAAVRGTGLADTVVVADARDPVAVSRAVGGRADVTVVCVDVPGCEHGAILATADGGVVVFFSMATSFPAAALGAEGLAADVEMIVGNGYVPGHAAFALDLLRAEPAVRALFEHRQTHRA, encoded by the coding sequence ATGACTTCGCCGTACGGTCTGCACCGCGTCCTGGAACCCGTCGGGGTGCTGCCGCAGCAGGCCCGGCGACTGGACGCCACCCCCGTGTGCGGGCCCGACGAGGTCCTGGTCGACGTCGACCGCCTCAACCTCGACGCCGCCTCCTACCGGCAGCTGCGCGAGCGGCACGGCGTCGACGGCGTCCGGCAGGCCGTGCTCGACATCGTCGCCGACCGCGGCAAGATGCAGAACCCCGTCACCGGCTCCGGCGGCATGCTGCTGGGCTCCGTGCGCGCCGTCGGCCCCGACTCGCCCCTCGGGCTGCGCGTCGGCGACCGGATCGCCACCCTGGTCTCGCTCACCCTCACCCCGCTGCGCCTCACCGACGGCCTGGCCCGCTGGGACGGCACGGGCGAACAGGTCCCCTGCGAGGGCACCGCCGTGCTGTTCGGCCGCTCCATCGCCGCCGTGCTGCCCGACGACCTGCCCGAGGAACTGGCCCTGTCCGTCCTGGACGTGTGCGGCGCGCCCGCCCTCACCGACCGCGTCGTGCGCCGCCGCACCGCCCCGTCGGTCCTGGTCCTGGGCGGCGGCGGCAAGTCCGGGTCGCTGTCGCTGGCCGCCGCCCGCCGCGCCGGCGCGTCCCACCTGACCGCCCTGGTCCCCACCGACGCCGAAGCCGCCGCCGTGCGCGGCACCGGCCTGGCCGACACCGTCGTCGTCGCCGACGCCCGCGACCCCGTCGCCGTCTCCCGCGCCGTCGGGGGACGGGCCGACGTGACCGTGGTGTGCGTGGACGTGCCCGGCTGCGAGCACGGCGCGATCCTGGCCACCGCCGACGGCGGCGTCGTCGTGTTCTTCTCCATGGCCACCTCCTTCCCCGCCGCCGCGCTGGGCGCCGAGGGCCTGGCCGCCGACGTCGAGATGATCGTCGGCAACGGCTACGTGCCCGGCCACGCCGCGTTCGCCCTGGACCTGCTGCGCGCCGAACCTGCCGTGCGGGCCCTGTTCGAGCACCGGCAGACTCACCGGGCGTGA
- a CDS encoding tripartite tricarboxylate transporter permease, with translation MGSLTALLEGFATAVQPEYLLYALLGVTLGTAVGVLPGIGPAMTVALLLPLTYSLPPTAALIIFAGIYYGGMYGGSTTSILLNTPGESSSVVTALEGNRMARAGRGAAALATAAIGSFVAGTIATILLTALAPTIAGLAVTLGPADYVALMVVAFTTVAALLGASPVRGLASLGLGLFVGLVGADTLTGQQRFTLGVPTLSDGVDVVVVAVGVFAVGEALHVASRMRHGPVRVAPVDGRWMTGEFWRRSWKPWLRGTAIGFPIGTIPAGGADVSTFLSYAAEKKLSRRPEEFGKGAIEGVAGPEAANNAAAAGVLVPLLTLGLPTTATAAVIVAAFQSYGIQPGPLLFTDDAAMVWALIASLYIGNVMLLVLNLPLARLWVKVLRIPRPYLYAGILLFAALGTYAVNFVVDDLVVLLVVGLVGFFMRRHGYPVAPLVVGLVLGPMAEEQVRRTLQIGEGDPASLVASPFAAVAYAVLALALVAAVTLRVRRRRATVAPDP, from the coding sequence ATGGGTAGCCTCACCGCCCTGCTGGAGGGCTTCGCGACCGCCGTGCAGCCCGAGTACCTGCTCTACGCCCTGCTGGGCGTCACCCTCGGCACCGCCGTGGGCGTGCTGCCGGGCATCGGCCCGGCGATGACGGTGGCGCTGCTGCTGCCGCTGACCTACTCGCTGCCGCCCACCGCCGCGTTGATCATCTTCGCGGGCATCTACTACGGCGGCATGTACGGCGGGTCGACCACGTCGATCCTGCTCAACACACCCGGCGAGTCGTCGTCGGTGGTCACGGCGCTGGAGGGCAACCGGATGGCCCGCGCCGGGCGTGGCGCGGCGGCGCTGGCGACGGCGGCGATCGGGTCGTTCGTGGCGGGCACCATCGCCACGATCCTGCTCACCGCGCTGGCGCCGACGATCGCCGGGCTGGCGGTGACGCTGGGCCCGGCGGACTACGTGGCGCTGATGGTGGTGGCGTTCACGACCGTGGCCGCGCTGCTGGGCGCGTCCCCGGTGCGGGGGTTGGCGTCGCTGGGCCTGGGCCTGTTCGTCGGGTTGGTCGGCGCCGACACGCTGACCGGGCAGCAGCGGTTCACCCTGGGCGTGCCGACGCTGTCGGACGGGGTGGACGTGGTGGTGGTCGCGGTCGGGGTGTTCGCCGTGGGCGAGGCGCTGCACGTGGCGTCGCGGATGCGGCACGGCCCGGTGCGGGTGGCGCCGGTGGACGGCAGGTGGATGACCGGCGAGTTCTGGCGGCGGTCGTGGAAGCCGTGGCTGCGCGGCACGGCGATCGGGTTCCCGATCGGCACCATCCCCGCCGGCGGGGCCGACGTGTCGACGTTCCTGTCCTACGCGGCGGAGAAGAAGCTGTCCCGGCGGCCCGAGGAGTTCGGGAAGGGCGCGATCGAGGGCGTGGCCGGTCCGGAGGCGGCCAACAACGCGGCCGCGGCCGGGGTGCTGGTGCCGCTGCTGACGCTGGGGTTGCCGACGACGGCGACCGCGGCGGTGATCGTGGCCGCGTTCCAGAGCTACGGCATCCAGCCGGGTCCGCTGCTGTTCACCGACGACGCGGCCATGGTGTGGGCGCTGATCGCGTCGCTGTACATCGGCAACGTGATGCTGCTGGTGCTGAACCTGCCGCTGGCGCGGCTGTGGGTGAAGGTGCTGCGCATCCCGCGGCCCTACCTGTACGCGGGGATCCTGCTGTTCGCGGCGCTGGGCACCTACGCGGTGAACTTCGTGGTGGACGACCTGGTGGTGCTGCTGGTCGTCGGGCTGGTCGGGTTCTTCATGCGCCGCCACGGCTACCCGGTGGCGCCGCTGGTCGTCGGGCTGGTCCTGGGTCCGATGGCGGAGGAGCAGGTGCGGCGCACCCTGCAGATCGGGGAGGGGGACCCGGCGTCGCTGGTCGCCAGCCCGTTCGCCGCGGTCGCCTACGCGGTGCTGGCGCTCGCGCTGGTCGCCGCCGTCACGCTGCGGGTGCGGCGCCGCCGCGCCACAGTGGCACCGGACCCGTGA
- a CDS encoding tripartite tricarboxylate transporter TctB family protein has protein sequence MTVPAGTDPAPTPTPGSGSAKVEECVFAGLVVALGVFTLVDATTIGARGPLGALGPRAFPYAVGALLIVTGVAAIVATARGRLGAVEDSEDVDTGVRTDWPTVAKLVAVLVAHLVLIDPVGWPPAAVVLFAGAAWTLGAVWWKALGVAVVLALVAQAVFASGLGLSLPAGVFEGVPLLDG, from the coding sequence GTGACCGTCCCGGCCGGAACGGACCCGGCCCCGACACCCACACCCGGGTCGGGGTCGGCGAAGGTCGAGGAGTGCGTCTTCGCGGGCCTGGTCGTGGCGCTGGGCGTGTTCACCCTGGTCGACGCCACCACCATCGGCGCCCGCGGGCCGCTGGGGGCGCTCGGGCCCCGCGCGTTCCCGTACGCGGTGGGCGCGTTGCTGATCGTGACGGGCGTGGCCGCGATCGTGGCCACCGCCCGCGGCCGGCTGGGCGCGGTGGAGGACTCCGAGGACGTCGACACCGGGGTGCGCACCGACTGGCCGACGGTGGCGAAGCTGGTCGCGGTGCTGGTGGCGCACCTGGTGCTGATCGACCCGGTGGGCTGGCCGCCCGCCGCGGTGGTGCTGTTCGCCGGCGCGGCGTGGACGTTGGGCGCGGTGTGGTGGAAGGCGCTGGGCGTCGCGGTGGTGCTGGCGCTGGTGGCGCAGGCGGTGTTCGCGTCCGGGTTGGGCCTGTCGCTGCCGGCGGGCGTGTTCGAGGGGGTGCCGTTGCTCGATGGGTAG
- a CDS encoding Bug family tripartite tricarboxylate transporter substrate binding protein, with translation MAGQRTRLLAVVAAAGLVLAGCGGAGGAAGDVGRLEIMAPADPGGGWDQTARAMQAAIGGAGLADSVQVSNVGGAGGTVGLQKLANERSESYLMVTGLVMVGAVETNGVDKRLEDTTPIARLTAEDEVVVVPADSPYQTIEQLLAAVEEKGQGVTITGGSSGGTDHVLAGMLLRAKGIDPAKLNYVAYSGGGESLAALLGGKVDAGISGVGEYLEQIKAGKLRALGTSGPEEHPELKAPTFTSLGTGVELINWRGVVAPGSIPVAAKDRLVKLVTDMHASPQWQEELKKKGWTDTFQTGHEFSTFLTVEIGRIKPVLQEIGLVP, from the coding sequence ATGGCAGGACAGCGCACCCGACTTCTCGCGGTGGTGGCCGCCGCGGGCCTGGTGCTCGCGGGCTGTGGCGGCGCCGGCGGCGCGGCCGGTGACGTGGGCCGGTTGGAGATCATGGCGCCGGCGGACCCGGGCGGTGGCTGGGACCAGACGGCGCGGGCGATGCAGGCGGCGATCGGCGGCGCGGGGCTGGCGGACTCGGTGCAGGTCAGCAACGTGGGCGGGGCCGGGGGGACGGTCGGGCTGCAGAAGTTGGCCAACGAGCGCTCGGAGAGCTACCTGATGGTCACCGGGCTGGTGATGGTGGGCGCGGTGGAGACCAACGGGGTGGACAAGCGGTTGGAGGACACGACGCCGATCGCGCGGTTGACCGCGGAGGACGAGGTGGTCGTGGTGCCCGCCGACTCGCCCTACCAGACGATCGAGCAGCTGCTGGCGGCGGTGGAGGAGAAGGGCCAGGGGGTGACGATCACCGGCGGGTCCTCCGGCGGGACGGACCACGTCCTGGCGGGGATGCTGCTGCGGGCGAAGGGCATCGACCCGGCGAAGCTGAACTACGTGGCCTACTCCGGGGGCGGCGAGTCGTTGGCGGCGCTGCTGGGCGGGAAGGTCGACGCGGGGATCTCCGGGGTCGGCGAGTACCTGGAGCAGATCAAGGCGGGCAAGCTGCGGGCGCTGGGCACGTCGGGGCCGGAGGAGCACCCGGAGTTGAAGGCGCCGACGTTCACGAGCCTGGGCACCGGGGTGGAGCTGATCAACTGGCGCGGGGTGGTGGCGCCGGGGTCGATCCCGGTGGCGGCGAAGGACCGGCTGGTGAAGCTGGTCACCGACATGCACGCCAGCCCGCAGTGGCAGGAGGAGCTGAAGAAGAAGGGCTGGACCGACACGTTCCAGACCGGGCACGAGTTCTCCACGTTCCTGACCGTGGAGATCGGCCGGATCAAGCCGGTGCTGCAGGAGATCGGCCTGGTGCCGTGA
- a CDS encoding ATP-binding protein, with amino-acid sequence MPDMRRRSVPLGVTLLVLQVLIVLATTCAAGLLAAKLQSDRIREAYKDRMLSVAESVARLPTVIDAFTSPAPADTIQPLAELLRKASGVTYVVVTDLHGVRYAHPDPARIGEKVSTDPTTALSGRVFVGTETGTLGTSLRAKVPIRATTGDIIGMASVGILESALAADLAEDLPELIGWLAAAALVGVLGATLVTHLVRKRTFRLEPDEIAHLLETRDAMLHGIREGVVAVDQHERLVLVNDEALRLLDLTDDPTGKPAAHVLEDGGLLDLARTHDDVADRLVLAGERVLVANRMTAKTHGRPVGVVLTLRDRTELHDALRALDGQRTVTEVLRAQAHEFTNHLHVISGLVELDRRDDAVAYIERVGGAGSPTSDIIGGAMTDPALAALLLAKSSTAHERGVALRLDPATTIDTRTGDDALTVLGNLVDNAVDAVDPGGTVRVLVRSDTTGVRLVVDDDGPGVEPAQRGRVFTLGVSTKAPEGAHGRGIGLALVSRVVTRRSGRVRVTHSELGGASFDVWLPEAAR; translated from the coding sequence ATGCCCGACATGCGCCGCCGCTCGGTCCCCCTCGGTGTCACCCTGCTCGTCCTGCAGGTGCTCATCGTGCTCGCCACCACCTGCGCGGCCGGCCTCCTCGCCGCCAAGCTCCAGAGCGACCGCATCCGCGAGGCCTACAAGGACCGCATGCTCTCCGTCGCCGAGAGCGTCGCCCGCCTGCCCACCGTCATCGACGCCTTCACCTCCCCCGCCCCCGCCGACACCATCCAGCCCCTCGCCGAACTGCTCCGCAAAGCCTCCGGCGTCACCTACGTCGTCGTCACCGACCTCCACGGCGTCCGCTACGCCCACCCCGACCCCGCCCGCATCGGCGAGAAGGTCTCCACCGACCCCACCACCGCCCTGTCCGGCCGCGTCTTCGTCGGCACCGAGACCGGCACCCTCGGCACCTCCCTGCGCGCCAAGGTCCCCATCCGCGCCACCACCGGCGACATCATCGGCATGGCCTCCGTCGGCATCCTCGAAAGCGCCCTCGCCGCCGACCTCGCCGAAGACCTCCCCGAACTCATCGGCTGGCTCGCCGCCGCCGCCCTCGTCGGCGTCCTCGGCGCCACCCTCGTCACCCACCTGGTCCGCAAGCGCACCTTCCGCCTCGAACCCGACGAGATCGCCCACCTCCTCGAAACCCGCGACGCCATGCTCCACGGCATCCGCGAAGGCGTCGTCGCCGTCGACCAGCACGAACGCCTCGTCCTGGTCAACGACGAGGCGCTGCGCCTGCTCGACCTCACCGACGACCCCACCGGCAAACCCGCCGCCCACGTCCTGGAGGACGGCGGCCTGCTCGACCTCGCCCGCACCCACGACGACGTCGCCGACCGCCTCGTCCTGGCCGGCGAACGCGTCCTGGTCGCCAACCGCATGACCGCCAAGACCCACGGCCGCCCCGTCGGCGTCGTCCTCACCCTCCGCGACCGCACCGAACTCCACGACGCCCTGCGCGCCCTCGACGGCCAGCGCACCGTCACCGAAGTCCTCCGCGCCCAGGCCCACGAGTTCACCAACCACCTCCACGTCATCAGCGGCCTGGTCGAACTCGACCGCCGCGACGACGCCGTCGCCTACATCGAACGCGTCGGCGGCGCGGGCTCCCCCACCTCCGACATCATCGGCGGCGCCATGACCGACCCCGCCCTCGCCGCGCTCCTGCTGGCCAAGTCCTCCACCGCCCACGAACGCGGCGTCGCCCTGCGCCTGGACCCCGCCACCACCATCGACACCCGCACCGGCGACGACGCCCTCACCGTCCTGGGCAACCTCGTGGACAACGCCGTCGACGCCGTCGACCCCGGCGGCACCGTCCGCGTCCTCGTCCGCTCCGACACCACCGGCGTCCGCCTCGTCGTCGACGACGACGGACCCGGCGTCGAACCCGCCCAACGCGGACGCGTCTTCACCCTCGGCGTCAGCACCAAAGCACCCGAAGGCGCCCACGGCCGCGGCATCGGCCTCGCCCTCGTCTCCCGCGTCGTCACCCGCCGCAGCGGCCGGGTCCGCGTCACCCACTCCGAACTCGGCGGCGCCTCCTTCGACGTCTGGCTCCCGGAGGCCGCCCGATGA
- a CDS encoding response regulator, which produces MTVRTLVVDDDFAVAAVHRGFLDTLPDFTVVGEAHGGGEALRAVDTLRPDLVLLDIHLPDIPGLEVLARLRARPGPPVDVIAVTAARERETVRQAMSRGVDHYLVKPFTRTAFLDRMREYLARRTEVQRLGPWLDQDEVDQLLQHRPRLALPKGLSPVTLKLVVDALRTTDHDLSAQEVGDRAGLSRVSARRYLEHLVTTGKAEVQPRYGMANRPAHGYRLT; this is translated from the coding sequence ATGACCGTCCGCACCCTCGTCGTCGACGACGACTTCGCCGTCGCCGCCGTCCACCGCGGCTTCCTCGACACCCTGCCCGACTTCACCGTCGTCGGCGAAGCCCACGGCGGCGGCGAAGCCCTGCGCGCCGTCGACACCCTGCGCCCCGACCTCGTCCTGCTCGACATCCACCTGCCCGACATCCCCGGCCTCGAAGTCCTCGCCCGCCTGCGCGCCCGCCCCGGACCACCCGTCGACGTCATCGCCGTCACCGCCGCCCGCGAACGCGAGACCGTCCGCCAGGCCATGTCCCGCGGCGTCGACCACTACCTCGTCAAACCCTTCACCCGCACCGCGTTCCTCGACCGCATGCGCGAATACCTCGCCCGCCGCACCGAGGTCCAACGCCTCGGCCCCTGGCTCGACCAGGACGAAGTCGACCAGCTCCTGCAACACCGACCCCGCCTCGCCCTGCCCAAGGGCCTGTCCCCCGTCACCCTCAAACTCGTCGTCGACGCCCTGCGCACCACCGACCACGACCTGTCCGCCCAGGAGGTCGGCGACCGCGCCGGCCTCTCCCGCGTCAGCGCCCGCCGCTACCTCGAACACCTCGTCACCACCGGCAAGGCCGAGGTCCAACCCCGCTACGGCATGGCCAACCGACCCGCCCACGGCTACCGCCTCACCTGA
- a CDS encoding alpha-amylase family protein: MRLTRTADLWWKNAVVYCLDVETFHDSDGDGHGDFRGLIDKIDHLHRLGVTCLWLMPFFPTPDRDDGYDITDFYGVDPRLGTLGDFVEFVRTARDRGMRVIADLVVNHTSDQHPWFQAARDPKSPYHDWYVWRDEPPADEHEGVVFPDKETSLWTYDRKAKRYYLHRFYRHQPDLNVANPRVRDEIARVMGFWMELGLSGFRVDAVPFLLEAPIEALPDPHEYLADLRAFLSRRNGEAVLLGEVNLPYTEAMAFFGGSDSVGDELHMCFDFVGMQQMYLSLARQQASPLAHALKERPEPPRDCHWATFVRNHDELTLDKLTVPEREEVFAAFGPDEDMQLYGRGLRRRLPSMLGGDLRRVKMVYSLLFSLPGTPVLFYGEEVGMTEDLSLEGRLAVRTPMWWDAVAEQRRDPGSLLGWARLLVERYRECPELAWGEFEVIDSADPAVLAHRCSIDGGTVVAVHNLADRDASVEVPKVEGVLTDLLVDGTVKPGKDGTAVVELGPYGVRWFRQVAAS, translated from the coding sequence GTGAGGTTGACCAGGACGGCGGACCTGTGGTGGAAGAACGCGGTGGTGTACTGCTTGGACGTGGAGACGTTCCACGATTCGGACGGTGATGGTCACGGTGATTTCCGGGGGTTGATCGACAAGATCGACCACTTGCACCGGTTGGGTGTGACGTGCTTGTGGTTGATGCCGTTCTTCCCGACGCCGGATCGTGATGACGGTTATGACATCACGGATTTCTACGGGGTGGACCCGCGGTTGGGGACGTTGGGCGATTTCGTGGAGTTCGTGCGGACGGCGCGGGACCGGGGGATGCGGGTGATCGCGGACCTGGTGGTGAACCACACGTCGGATCAGCACCCGTGGTTCCAGGCGGCGCGGGATCCGAAGAGCCCTTATCACGATTGGTACGTGTGGCGGGACGAGCCGCCGGCGGACGAGCACGAGGGTGTGGTGTTCCCGGACAAGGAGACGTCGCTGTGGACGTACGACCGGAAGGCGAAGCGGTACTACCTGCACCGGTTCTACCGGCACCAGCCTGATCTGAACGTGGCGAACCCGCGGGTGCGGGACGAGATCGCGCGGGTGATGGGTTTCTGGATGGAGTTGGGGCTGTCGGGGTTCCGGGTGGACGCGGTGCCGTTCCTGCTGGAGGCGCCGATCGAGGCGTTGCCGGATCCGCACGAGTACCTGGCGGATCTGCGGGCGTTCCTGTCGCGGCGCAACGGCGAGGCGGTGTTGTTGGGCGAGGTGAACCTGCCGTACACGGAGGCGATGGCGTTCTTCGGCGGTTCGGACAGCGTGGGCGACGAGTTGCACATGTGTTTCGACTTCGTCGGGATGCAGCAGATGTACTTGTCGTTGGCGCGGCAGCAGGCGAGTCCGTTGGCGCACGCGTTGAAGGAGCGCCCGGAGCCGCCGCGGGATTGTCATTGGGCGACGTTCGTGCGCAACCACGACGAGTTGACGTTGGACAAGTTGACGGTGCCGGAGCGGGAGGAGGTGTTCGCGGCTTTCGGTCCGGATGAGGACATGCAGTTGTACGGGCGGGGGTTGCGGCGGCGGTTGCCGTCGATGTTGGGGGGTGATCTGCGGCGGGTGAAGATGGTGTACAGCCTGTTGTTCTCGTTGCCGGGGACGCCGGTGTTGTTCTACGGCGAGGAGGTGGGGATGACGGAGGACCTGTCGTTGGAGGGCCGGTTGGCGGTGCGGACGCCGATGTGGTGGGACGCGGTGGCGGAGCAGCGGCGGGATCCGGGGTCGTTGTTGGGGTGGGCGCGGTTGTTGGTGGAGCGCTACCGGGAGTGCCCGGAGTTGGCGTGGGGCGAGTTCGAGGTGATCGACTCGGCGGATCCGGCGGTGTTGGCGCACCGGTGCTCGATCGACGGCGGGACGGTGGTGGCGGTGCACAACCTGGCCGATCGGGACGCGTCGGTGGAGGTGCCGAAGGTGGAGGGTGTGCTGACGGACCTGTTGGTGGACGGGACGGTGAAGCCGGGGAAGGACGGGACGGCGGTGGTGGAGCTGGGTCCTTACGGGGTCCGCTGGTTCCGGCAGGTCGCTGCGTCCTGA
- a CDS encoding TIGR03885 family FMN-dependent LLM class oxidoreductase gives MTVIGVHASHEQVHPSALLAAVQQAERVGFDAAMCSDHFSPWSERQGESAFAWSWLGAALQSTSLPFGVVNAPGQRYHPAIVAQAIGTLGAMYPGRFWAALGSGEASNEHITGGGWPRKDVRNARLRECVDVIRALLAGEEVSHDGLVTVDRARLWTRPEVAPLLVGAAVSEETARWCAEWADGLITVNAPVERLERIAGAYRDAGGRGKLHLQVHLSWAESEDEARELAHHQWRSNVFPPPICWDLDTAEHFDLVSRDVGVDRVAEVVNVSSDLGWHAKVVREYVDLGFEEVYLHHVGREQERFLDAFGERVLPEVRS, from the coding sequence ATGACCGTCATCGGTGTGCACGCTTCGCACGAGCAGGTTCATCCGTCCGCGCTGTTGGCCGCGGTGCAGCAGGCCGAGCGGGTCGGGTTCGACGCGGCGATGTGCTCGGACCACTTCTCGCCGTGGAGTGAGCGGCAGGGGGAGTCGGCGTTCGCGTGGTCGTGGTTGGGCGCGGCGCTGCAGTCGACGAGCTTGCCGTTCGGGGTGGTGAACGCGCCGGGGCAGCGGTACCACCCGGCGATCGTGGCGCAGGCGATCGGGACGTTGGGCGCGATGTACCCGGGTCGGTTCTGGGCGGCGTTGGGCAGTGGTGAGGCGAGCAACGAGCACATCACGGGTGGTGGGTGGCCGCGCAAGGACGTGCGGAACGCGCGGTTGCGCGAGTGCGTGGACGTGATCCGGGCGTTGTTGGCGGGTGAGGAGGTCAGTCACGACGGCTTGGTGACGGTGGACCGGGCGCGGTTGTGGACGAGGCCGGAGGTGGCGCCGTTGTTGGTGGGCGCGGCGGTGAGCGAGGAGACGGCGCGGTGGTGCGCGGAGTGGGCTGACGGGTTGATCACGGTGAACGCGCCGGTGGAGCGGTTGGAGCGGATCGCGGGGGCGTACCGGGATGCGGGGGGCCGGGGGAAGTTGCACTTGCAGGTGCACCTGAGCTGGGCGGAGTCGGAGGACGAGGCGCGGGAGTTGGCGCACCACCAGTGGCGGAGCAACGTGTTCCCGCCGCCGATCTGCTGGGACCTGGACACGGCGGAGCACTTCGACCTGGTGTCGCGGGACGTGGGTGTGGATCGGGTGGCGGAGGTGGTGAACGTGTCGTCGGACCTGGGGTGGCACGCGAAGGTGGTGCGGGAGTATGTGGACCTGGGGTTCGAGGAGGTGTACCTGCACCACGTGGGTCGGGAGCAGGAGCGGTTCCTGGACGCGTTCGGCGAGCGGGTGCTGCCGGAGGTGCGGTCGTGA